A stretch of the Actinoalloteichus fjordicus genome encodes the following:
- a CDS encoding GGDEF domain-containing protein, protein MTAPPQNVRFAFQPLVNLATGGIVALEALPRPHGGEMRELFRQAVAARRLTELDVELAVGAASAAAAGGTRLPLHLNVLAGTVAYDQERFDQLDATLAEAGRPTHQVTLEIGAPFYRLDPEALLQGLGRLRDRGYRLALDGLGQGDASLQLVTAGAIDMLKLDPTLTADLGAVPQRAAFLESMASFAERAGLQLVAQGVENEDQLTRLRSGGIALVQGDLIAPASRRPMSQLAVTSVLSELTQVQAPRIAARSAGPRITDFLQPAVPLPTTATAEEVRVVFADHPDSTSVVLLDGTGRPHRLVDRNRFLLAVTGPYGHALHARREALRLAEEPKLVGTHNTVVEALDLVADSGPDQMYVDLVVVDEAGRCLGVVRAGDLFRGVAELKVEQAATLNPLTRLPGTDTVAVEIDQRLLDGDAFTVSWLDIDGFKAVNDTVGFAAGDELIRSLGRHLTDLAASMPGVIVGHVGGDDFLVVCELDQLMPLGAEVLDARRQAEDVVVTVSLASLVCAPGTVVDHYDASRRLSPLKARAKRLLGTSWVVGRSTSDQVDELRGTAPPVAPQGTPRAQTPSRRRAIG, encoded by the coding sequence GTGACTGCGCCGCCGCAGAACGTGCGCTTCGCCTTTCAGCCGCTGGTCAATCTCGCCACCGGCGGAATCGTCGCGCTTGAAGCCCTGCCCCGGCCACACGGGGGCGAGATGCGCGAACTGTTCCGTCAGGCCGTCGCGGCCCGCAGGCTCACCGAACTCGACGTCGAGTTGGCGGTGGGCGCCGCCTCGGCGGCAGCGGCAGGCGGTACCCGACTGCCGCTGCACCTCAATGTGCTCGCCGGGACCGTCGCCTACGACCAGGAGCGGTTCGACCAGCTGGACGCGACGCTGGCCGAGGCGGGCAGGCCGACGCACCAGGTCACCCTGGAGATCGGCGCGCCGTTCTACCGGCTGGACCCGGAAGCCCTCTTACAGGGGTTGGGCAGGCTCCGGGATCGCGGCTACCGACTGGCGCTCGACGGACTCGGCCAAGGTGATGCGTCGCTCCAGCTCGTCACCGCCGGTGCGATCGACATGCTCAAGCTCGATCCGACGCTGACCGCCGATCTCGGGGCCGTGCCGCAGCGAGCCGCGTTCCTGGAGTCGATGGCGTCCTTCGCCGAGCGAGCAGGCCTGCAGCTGGTCGCCCAGGGCGTCGAGAACGAGGACCAGCTCACCCGGCTGCGCTCGGGCGGCATCGCCCTCGTCCAAGGCGACCTGATCGCCCCGGCCTCCCGCAGACCGATGTCGCAGCTGGCGGTGACCTCGGTGCTGTCGGAGCTCACCCAGGTCCAGGCGCCCCGGATCGCGGCCCGCTCGGCCGGACCCCGGATCACCGACTTCCTCCAGCCCGCGGTGCCGCTGCCCACCACCGCGACCGCCGAGGAGGTGCGCGTCGTCTTCGCCGACCATCCCGACAGCACCAGCGTCGTGCTGCTCGACGGGACGGGCCGACCCCACCGACTGGTCGACCGCAACCGCTTCCTGCTGGCCGTCACCGGTCCGTACGGGCACGCGCTGCACGCGCGACGGGAGGCGTTGCGGCTCGCGGAGGAGCCGAAGCTGGTGGGCACGCACAACACCGTGGTGGAGGCGCTGGACCTGGTCGCCGACTCCGGGCCGGACCAGATGTACGTCGACCTCGTGGTGGTCGACGAGGCCGGCCGCTGCCTCGGCGTCGTCCGGGCCGGTGACCTCTTCCGGGGCGTCGCCGAGCTGAAGGTGGAGCAGGCCGCCACGCTGAACCCGCTGACCCGGCTGCCCGGCACCGACACGGTCGCCGTGGAGATCGATCAGCGACTCCTGGACGGCGACGCGTTCACCGTGAGCTGGCTGGACATCGACGGCTTCAAGGCAGTGAACGACACGGTCGGCTTCGCGGCGGGCGACGAGCTGATCCGCTCGCTGGGCAGGCACCTGACCGACCTCGCCGCGTCGATGCCCGGAGTGATCGTCGGCCACGTCGGCGGCGACGACTTCCTGGTGGTCTGCGAACTCGACCAGCTCATGCCGCTGGGCGCGGAGGTGCTGGACGCCCGGCGGCAGGCCGAGGACGTGGTGGTCACGGTGTCGCTGGCCTCGCTGGTGTGCGCGCCGGGGACGGTGGTCGATCACTACGACGCCTCCCGACGCCTGTCGCCGCTGAAGGCGCGAGCGAAGCGGCTGCTCGGGACCAGCTGGGTGGTGGGCCGGTCGACCTCCGACCAGGTCGACGAGCTGCGCGGCACGGCGCCGCCGGTCGCCCCGCAGGGCACACCACGGGCCCAGACCCCGTCCCGCAGGCGCGCGATCGGCTGA
- a CDS encoding lycopene cyclase family protein: MTEIPGRHGNVVDVLIAGAGPAGLALACACVDAGLSVTVADPAGDRPWRASYGLWRDELPGLPDHLVAARASTAVVVTDARRRLDDREYCVLDNLALRAELARPEITLRRGRVRGVEHHPHGSTIGLSDGTSIEAGLLVDATGTRARAGGPTSAQTAFGLVLPAAATRGYLGPGEAMFMDWRAPSPAETAGSPPSFCYAVPLGADEVLIEETCLAGRPAASIGELRTRLATRLAGHGVDVGRAHRQERVWIDLDRSPRRPRRVLSFGAAAGLGHPATGYGLAAALRLAPATAAALATHRTHGPAAAVKAAHRASWPVQASLVHALRRYGLKALLTLDQDECAAFFTAFFRLPSELRAAYLSDREDTVATSRAMIALLSLVPAPTRWRLISGGRSAMTPRRSLGAQRHAV; this comes from the coding sequence GTGACAGAGATCCCTGGTAGGCATGGGAACGTGGTCGATGTCCTCATCGCGGGAGCCGGTCCGGCGGGACTGGCGCTGGCCTGCGCCTGCGTGGACGCCGGGCTCTCGGTGACGGTCGCCGACCCGGCCGGCGATCGGCCGTGGCGGGCCAGCTACGGCCTGTGGCGCGACGAGCTGCCCGGCCTGCCCGATCACCTCGTGGCGGCGCGGGCGAGCACCGCCGTGGTCGTCACCGACGCCCGCCGCCGACTCGACGACCGCGAGTACTGCGTACTGGACAACCTCGCGCTGCGTGCGGAGCTGGCTCGACCCGAGATCACGCTGCGGCGCGGGCGGGTGCGCGGGGTCGAGCACCACCCCCACGGATCGACCATCGGCCTGTCCGACGGGACGAGCATCGAGGCAGGTCTCCTCGTCGACGCGACGGGCACCCGCGCCAGGGCAGGCGGCCCGACCTCGGCGCAGACGGCCTTCGGGCTCGTCTTGCCCGCCGCCGCCACCCGCGGCTACCTCGGGCCGGGCGAGGCGATGTTCATGGACTGGCGCGCGCCGAGCCCGGCCGAGACGGCAGGATCGCCGCCGAGCTTCTGTTACGCCGTGCCGCTGGGCGCCGACGAGGTGCTGATCGAGGAGACCTGTCTGGCAGGCAGGCCCGCCGCGTCGATCGGCGAACTCCGCACGCGGCTGGCCACCCGCCTGGCCGGACACGGCGTGGACGTCGGAAGGGCACACCGGCAGGAACGGGTCTGGATCGACCTCGATCGCAGCCCCCGCAGGCCCCGCCGCGTCCTGAGCTTCGGCGCGGCGGCGGGGCTCGGACATCCCGCGACCGGCTACGGCCTGGCCGCCGCACTGCGGCTGGCCCCGGCGACGGCTGCCGCGCTGGCAACGCACCGCACGCACGGACCTGCGGCGGCGGTGAAAGCCGCGCATCGGGCCTCGTGGCCCGTTCAGGCGAGTCTGGTGCACGCCCTGCGGCGCTATGGTCTGAAGGCGCTGCTCACTCTCGACCAGGACGAGTGCGCCGCGTTCTTCACCGCGTTCTTCCGGCTGCCCTCGGAGCTGCGCGCCGCGTACCTCTCCGATCGGGAGGACACGGTGGCCACCTCGCGGGCGATGATCGCACTGCTGTCGTTGGTACCAGCGCCGACGCGGTGGCGGTTGATCAGCGGCGGACGATCGGCGATGACGCCCCGCCGCAGCCTGGGCGCGCAGCGCCACGCAGTGTGA
- a CDS encoding glycosyl hydrolase family 95 catalytic domain-containing protein yields MRQQPSASARPSRSGFSGVTRADHWERGLISGNGVQGAAMFGSAHEHRLTVTHERLFRPVHPPRDPPDTAAVLPELRALILDGRPQQAAERVERIAREEGYRALHFTDPLVPGVTLSIDTPPADTRADGVRAAADDGPRHDVDFGSGLTSTRWAGRDRSAFVSRDADVVVFRLRAVDGARLTGAVALTVPAGDGVPPSRVRRSARPAPERPMAAGAGGEQTAPGGAAVELTYAMTFLDSFPGGVRGVRAEARVIRTGGTAEIDGETLRFVDATELLVLLRLTVDHEGEPAVPVAPAAPPLADLPADAEALLAAHARRHAALFDTVRLELGDPLTAPRTVEELLAERGSTALIQLAFDAGRHNIISSTGLLPPTLQGVWQGDWEPAWSSDWTLDGNVQSALACLLVTGNAELLLPFFDLLEAHLADFRHNARRLYGAAGILLPPRTSPTHGLHNHFSAEFCLTFWTAGAAWAARYYHDYWLYTGDREFLITRALPFMTEAADFYAELLHGASGDRPDGEQAGAAPLSFVPSYSPENHPANTGSQACVDATMDVAAVACLLRNLISAAEHAPAAVPPDRVRRWSALLARLPAYRIADDGSLAEWIAPGQDENHAHRHASQLYPLWFESDPAFVDPALRTAARVTIERRLAWRTGEAGDAGDMAFGLVQLGLAAAQLGLAEHAHDIVTRLTGDYWWPNLASTHDVDRLFNVDVSGGLPAVVAAMLVRSSPGLLSLLPALPAAWPTGTVRGLRGRGGTTVERLHWAPGRVEARVSGPPEASLRLVLPRIGRLSVAGGRIEPTDDPCAHLVTTTAETMSITLTEAGPLSHSTEHEAR; encoded by the coding sequence ATGAGACAGCAGCCGTCGGCGTCCGCCCGCCCAAGTCGCAGCGGATTCTCCGGCGTCACGAGGGCCGACCACTGGGAGCGGGGCCTGATCAGCGGAAACGGTGTGCAGGGCGCTGCGATGTTCGGCTCGGCGCACGAGCATCGCCTCACCGTCACGCACGAGCGGCTGTTCCGACCCGTCCATCCGCCGAGGGACCCCCCGGACACCGCCGCCGTGCTGCCCGAACTGCGGGCACTGATCCTGGACGGCAGGCCGCAGCAGGCCGCCGAGCGGGTGGAGCGGATCGCCCGCGAGGAGGGCTACCGTGCGCTGCACTTCACCGACCCGCTCGTCCCCGGCGTCACCCTGTCGATCGACACCCCGCCTGCCGACACCCGCGCCGACGGCGTGCGGGCGGCGGCGGACGACGGACCTCGGCACGACGTCGACTTCGGTTCCGGACTGACCAGCACCCGCTGGGCGGGCCGCGACCGCTCGGCCTTCGTCTCCCGAGACGCCGACGTCGTGGTGTTCCGGCTGCGCGCGGTCGACGGTGCTCGGCTGACCGGAGCGGTGGCGCTGACCGTGCCCGCAGGAGACGGGGTGCCGCCCTCGCGGGTGCGTCGGTCGGCGCGCCCGGCTCCTGAACGCCCGATGGCCGCCGGGGCAGGCGGCGAGCAGACCGCCCCGGGCGGCGCCGCCGTCGAGCTGACCTACGCGATGACCTTCCTGGACTCTTTTCCTGGCGGAGTACGAGGCGTCCGCGCCGAGGCCAGAGTGATCCGGACCGGCGGCACCGCAGAGATCGACGGCGAGACCCTGCGCTTCGTCGACGCGACCGAGCTGCTCGTACTGCTGCGTCTGACGGTCGACCACGAGGGGGAGCCCGCCGTCCCGGTCGCGCCCGCCGCGCCGCCGCTGGCTGACCTACCCGCCGACGCCGAGGCGCTGCTGGCCGCGCACGCCCGTAGACACGCCGCCCTGTTCGACACGGTCCGGCTGGAACTGGGCGATCCGCTCACCGCACCTCGGACCGTCGAGGAACTGTTGGCCGAGCGGGGCTCCACGGCCCTGATTCAGCTGGCCTTCGACGCGGGGCGGCACAACATCATCTCCAGCACCGGCCTGCTGCCGCCGACGCTGCAGGGCGTGTGGCAGGGCGACTGGGAGCCTGCGTGGTCGAGTGACTGGACCTTGGACGGCAACGTGCAGAGCGCGCTGGCCTGCCTGCTCGTCACCGGGAACGCCGAGCTGCTGTTGCCGTTCTTCGACCTGCTGGAGGCGCACCTGGCCGATTTCCGGCACAACGCCCGCCGCCTGTACGGCGCGGCAGGCATCCTGCTGCCGCCGAGGACGAGCCCGACGCACGGCCTGCACAACCACTTCTCCGCCGAGTTCTGCCTGACCTTCTGGACGGCGGGCGCCGCCTGGGCCGCCCGTTACTACCACGACTACTGGCTCTACACCGGCGACCGGGAGTTCCTGATCACCAGGGCGCTGCCCTTCATGACCGAGGCGGCCGACTTCTACGCCGAGCTGCTGCACGGCGCGAGCGGCGACCGACCCGACGGCGAGCAGGCCGGGGCCGCCCCGCTGAGCTTCGTGCCCTCCTACTCCCCGGAGAACCACCCGGCCAACACCGGCTCGCAGGCCTGTGTCGACGCGACCATGGACGTCGCCGCCGTCGCCTGCCTGTTGCGGAACCTCATCTCGGCGGCCGAGCACGCCCCGGCGGCGGTGCCGCCGGACCGGGTGCGGCGGTGGAGTGCTCTGCTGGCCCGGCTGCCCGCTTATCGGATCGCCGACGACGGCTCGCTCGCGGAGTGGATCGCGCCGGGGCAGGACGAGAACCACGCGCATCGACACGCCTCGCAGCTCTATCCACTGTGGTTCGAGTCGGACCCCGCGTTCGTCGACCCGGCGTTGCGGACTGCGGCCCGGGTGACGATCGAACGCAGGCTGGCCTGGCGTACCGGGGAGGCGGGCGACGCGGGGGACATGGCCTTCGGCCTGGTGCAGCTCGGCCTGGCCGCCGCGCAGCTCGGGCTGGCCGAGCACGCCCACGACATCGTCACCCGGCTCACCGGCGACTACTGGTGGCCCAACCTCGCCTCCACCCACGACGTCGACCGACTGTTCAATGTGGACGTCAGCGGCGGACTGCCGGCCGTCGTCGCGGCGATGCTGGTGCGGTCCTCGCCGGGACTGCTGTCGCTGCTGCCCGCGCTGCCGGCCGCCTGGCCCACCGGCACCGTCCGAGGGCTGCGGGGGCGGGGCGGAACCACGGTCGAGCGGCTGCACTGGGCGCCCGGCCGAGTCGAGGCCAGGGTGTCCGGCCCGCCCGAGGCGTCCCTGCGGCTCGTGCTGCCCCGCATCGGCAGGCTGAGCGTCGCAGGCGGCCGCATCGAACCGACCGACGATCCCTGCGCGCACCTGGTGACGACGACGGCCGAGACGATGTCGATCACGCTGACCGAGGCGGGGCCACTCTCACACTCGACCGAGCACGAAGCCCGATGA
- a CDS encoding alpha/beta hydrolase yields MDVELVEQAALRPADDLSDAAAARGRDRERARQGTLLGLTELPEIPRHDRTVPGGAGAPEVPVRIYVPDSVGADAPVLLWIHGGAFMLGDLDGSDSWCTRLAAAGECVVVSVDYRLAPEHPYPAGLQDCLAVLDWVVAAAPEHGWDPTRIAVGGSSAGAGLAAGVALWARDHDGPALVFQLLIQPVLDDRRRTPSSTGLAGVPVFDSPALEQMWRHYLSGWSGDVPPYAAPARAEDLRGLPAAYLTAADADPLRDEAVEYAGRLTEAGVPTEFHLFPGTFHGFDVCVPDAGVSRRALREYGETLHQALHPLTRA; encoded by the coding sequence ATGGACGTCGAACTCGTCGAACAGGCCGCGCTGCGCCCGGCCGACGACCTGTCGGACGCGGCTGCGGCCCGAGGACGCGATCGGGAGCGGGCGCGGCAGGGGACCCTGCTCGGCTTGACGGAGCTGCCGGAGATCCCCCGGCACGATCGCACTGTGCCGGGCGGGGCGGGCGCGCCCGAGGTGCCGGTACGGATCTACGTCCCGGACTCGGTGGGCGCCGACGCCCCGGTGCTGCTGTGGATTCACGGCGGGGCGTTCATGCTCGGCGACCTCGACGGCAGCGACAGCTGGTGCACGCGCCTGGCGGCCGCCGGGGAGTGCGTCGTCGTGTCGGTCGACTACCGGCTGGCGCCCGAACATCCCTATCCGGCGGGACTCCAGGACTGCCTCGCCGTGCTCGACTGGGTCGTGGCGGCGGCGCCGGAGCACGGCTGGGACCCGACACGCATCGCGGTGGGCGGCAGCAGCGCGGGTGCGGGGCTGGCCGCCGGGGTGGCCCTGTGGGCTCGGGACCACGACGGGCCTGCCCTGGTCTTCCAACTCCTGATCCAGCCCGTGCTCGACGATCGCCGTCGCACGCCCTCCAGCACCGGGCTCGCAGGCGTCCCCGTCTTCGACTCGCCCGCGCTCGAGCAGATGTGGCGGCACTACCTCTCGGGGTGGAGCGGCGACGTTCCCCCGTACGCCGCGCCTGCGCGCGCCGAGGACCTCCGCGGACTGCCTGCGGCGTATCTCACCGCCGCCGACGCCGATCCGCTGCGCGACGAGGCCGTCGAGTACGCCGGACGGCTGACCGAGGCCGGGGTTCCCACCGAGTTCCACCTGTTCCCCGGCACCTTCCACGGCTTCGACGTGTGCGTGCCCGATGCCGGGGTGTCTCGCCGCGCGCTGCGCGAGTACGGCGAGACGCTCCACCAGGCTCTCCACCCGCTGACGCGGGCCTGA
- a CDS encoding SDR family oxidoreductase produces the protein MGLSGMLRWGGRDRKRAEPGLGSTVQAASGADSSEPLTAPVEEASARRSGHRSTVGHRTAAGGRTSAGARTATGTRTPPGAKTVSNSLLLPEPAAPRADRDETTAGQSADVDPAATMTTDAENDARVAEALRRAAAGSASGGPSAPEVTSGSRAGLVASQPTTATAAGASPEIKHGTGTDVEVVGESSSGSATETAPDSDAGAAENSTADPEARPAATELGGGADHPPGPLDVHARDVAPEARVAMVTGASRGLGAAIAEALARRGLAVAINFVRDEAGAQEVRRRIGAAGGTAEIFRADVTDETQVADLCRAVRKRLGAVDVLVLNATGAQPAVKVEDLTWRDMLDQLEFFAKSPLLLVKEVIPEMRKRGHGRIVNIGSEVVELGVPESSAYVAAKAAQLGLTRSWARELAPHGITVNLVAPGWIPTERHGTVTEESGRAYLERVPVGRFGLVEEVGAAVAHLASVEAGFITGQRIAVNGGNTLA, from the coding sequence ATGGGGCTGTCAGGCATGCTGCGTTGGGGCGGACGCGATCGGAAACGGGCGGAGCCCGGCTTAGGTTCCACTGTGCAGGCAGCATCGGGTGCCGACAGTTCTGAGCCGCTCACCGCGCCCGTCGAGGAGGCGTCGGCGAGGCGATCGGGTCATCGCTCCACCGTCGGGCACCGGACGGCGGCGGGCGGGCGGACCTCGGCAGGCGCCAGGACCGCCACGGGGACCAGGACGCCGCCGGGCGCCAAGACCGTGTCGAACAGCCTGCTGCTCCCCGAGCCCGCCGCTCCGCGGGCGGACCGCGACGAGACGACGGCCGGACAGTCGGCGGACGTCGACCCCGCCGCGACCATGACGACCGATGCCGAGAACGACGCCCGCGTCGCCGAGGCCCTGCGGAGGGCCGCCGCCGGGTCTGCGAGCGGCGGCCCGAGTGCACCGGAGGTGACGTCGGGGTCGCGGGCCGGCCTCGTCGCTTCCCAGCCGACGACCGCCACCGCAGCCGGGGCGAGCCCCGAGATCAAACACGGCACAGGGACCGATGTCGAGGTCGTCGGCGAATCGAGTTCCGGGTCAGCGACGGAGACCGCGCCCGACAGCGATGCCGGGGCCGCCGAGAACTCCACCGCCGACCCCGAGGCGCGGCCTGCCGCCACCGAGCTCGGCGGCGGCGCAGACCACCCGCCGGGCCCGCTGGACGTCCACGCCCGCGACGTCGCACCCGAGGCGAGGGTCGCCATGGTGACCGGTGCCTCGCGGGGCCTCGGCGCGGCGATCGCCGAGGCGCTGGCCCGTCGAGGCCTGGCCGTGGCGATCAACTTCGTTCGCGACGAGGCGGGTGCTCAGGAGGTCCGGCGTCGGATTGGCGCCGCAGGCGGGACGGCGGAGATCTTCCGTGCCGACGTCACCGACGAGACCCAGGTCGCCGATCTGTGCCGTGCAGTGCGGAAGAGGTTGGGTGCGGTGGACGTGCTGGTCCTCAACGCCACCGGTGCACAGCCCGCCGTCAAGGTCGAGGACCTGACCTGGCGGGACATGCTCGACCAGCTGGAGTTCTTCGCCAAGAGCCCGCTGCTGCTGGTCAAGGAGGTCATTCCCGAAATGCGGAAGCGCGGCCACGGTCGCATCGTCAACATCGGGTCGGAGGTGGTCGAGCTCGGCGTGCCCGAGTCCTCCGCCTATGTCGCGGCGAAGGCCGCCCAGCTGGGTCTGACCCGCTCCTGGGCGCGCGAGCTCGCGCCCCACGGCATCACCGTCAACCTGGTCGCCCCCGGCTGGATTCCGACCGAGCGGCACGGCACCGTGACCGAGGAGTCGGGCCGTGCCTACCTTGAGCGGGTCCCGGTGGGGCGGTTCGGCCTGGTCGAGGAGGTCGGCGCCGCCGTCGCCCATCTCGCCTCGGTGGAGGCGGGCTTCATCACCGGTCAGCGCATCGCGGTCAACGGCGGGAACACTCTGGCCTGA
- a CDS encoding deoxyguanosinetriphosphate triphosphohydrolase family protein, with product MLRASRRSGAVRTPSDLSALPFRVDRDRVAASPFFSRLGGVTQVVSPTGSGLLLHNRLTHSLKVAQIARGIAERLRTDPAAARLVEKLGGLDVDVVEAASLAHDLGHPPFGHLGEQVLDRLARNRFGLADGFEGNAQSFRIITTTDPGGPPVAAVSATGLDLTAAVRASVLKYPWTRLSRPRPHPRSMTVPPRGATEPADFPGTGSAKFSVYVTELDDLAQARAPFLGRIPDWQQTVEAAVMDTADDIAYAIHDLDDFHRVGVLQHATVWAELHGWRSRSIALGALSDADLAARARQPGHALEGLRRRLHLKDSWIVDDDAFDAAVSRVEREVVDSLLAVPFDGSNEAEQTVARFSTSWTSRLVAGVRVVAEPTTRSAHIVLAPQQWHDVQVLKFIHRHFVLLRPDLALHQRGQARLLTTLVEALEQWLTDRMEAARLPRRLHDLVELADQEYQALASTEPTLLAGPTGEVPAGRDAVHALARGRAVVDFVASLSDRQAVALMDALSGRSGQTWADAFVL from the coding sequence ATGCTGCGCGCGTCGCGGCGGTCCGGCGCGGTGCGGACGCCGTCGGATCTGTCCGCCCTGCCCTTCCGCGTCGACCGAGACCGCGTCGCCGCGTCGCCGTTCTTCTCCCGGCTCGGCGGAGTCACCCAGGTGGTCAGCCCGACCGGCTCCGGTCTGCTGCTGCACAACAGGCTCACCCACAGCCTGAAGGTCGCCCAGATCGCCAGAGGCATCGCGGAACGCCTCCGCACCGACCCCGCCGCGGCGAGGCTCGTCGAGAAGCTGGGCGGCCTGGACGTCGACGTCGTCGAGGCGGCCTCGCTGGCTCACGACCTCGGCCACCCGCCGTTCGGGCACCTCGGCGAGCAGGTCCTGGACCGGCTGGCCCGCAATCGCTTCGGCCTCGCCGACGGCTTCGAGGGCAATGCGCAGTCGTTCCGGATCATCACCACCACCGATCCGGGCGGACCGCCGGTCGCTGCGGTCTCCGCCACCGGCCTCGACCTGACTGCTGCGGTCCGCGCCTCGGTGCTGAAGTACCCCTGGACCAGACTCTCCCGGCCCCGTCCGCATCCCAGGTCGATGACGGTGCCGCCGCGTGGCGCCACGGAGCCTGCGGACTTCCCCGGCACCGGATCGGCCAAGTTCTCCGTCTACGTCACCGAACTCGACGACCTCGCACAGGCCCGCGCTCCCTTCCTCGGCCGTATCCCGGACTGGCAGCAGACGGTGGAGGCGGCCGTGATGGACACCGCTGATGACATCGCCTACGCGATCCACGACCTCGACGATTTTCATCGGGTCGGCGTCCTACAGCACGCCACGGTGTGGGCCGAGCTGCACGGCTGGCGCAGCCGGTCGATCGCCCTCGGCGCGCTGTCCGACGCCGACCTCGCCGCGCGGGCCCGCCAACCGGGTCACGCGCTGGAGGGCCTACGGCGCAGACTGCACCTGAAGGACTCCTGGATCGTCGACGACGACGCCTTCGACGCGGCGGTGAGCCGGGTGGAGCGGGAGGTCGTCGACAGCCTCCTCGCCGTGCCCTTCGACGGCTCGAACGAGGCGGAGCAGACCGTCGCGCGGTTCTCGACGAGCTGGACGAGCAGGCTGGTCGCGGGCGTCCGCGTGGTCGCGGAGCCGACGACGCGCTCCGCGCACATCGTCCTGGCGCCGCAGCAGTGGCACGACGTCCAGGTGCTCAAGTTCATCCACCGACACTTCGTGCTGCTGCGGCCCGACCTGGCACTCCATCAGCGCGGCCAGGCCCGGCTGCTCACCACGCTCGTCGAGGCCCTGGAGCAGTGGCTGACCGACCGGATGGAGGCGGCGCGGCTGCCGCGCAGGCTGCATGACCTCGTGGAGCTGGCCGATCAGGAGTATCAGGCGCTGGCGTCGACCGAGCCGACCCTGCTGGCCGGGCCGACCGGCGAGGTGCCTGCGGGCCGCGACGCCGTGCACGCGCTCGCGAGAGGCCGCGCCGTCGTCGACTTCGTCGCCTCGCTCAGTGATCGACAGGCAGTGGCGTTGATGGACGCGTTGTCCGGCCGCTCCGGCCAGACCTGGGCTGATGCGTTCGTCCTCTGA
- a CDS encoding class I SAM-dependent methyltransferase has protein sequence MYSDVEAAALYDRLNPWGPSDDFYLGFVMAAPTVLDVGCGTGMLLHRARESGHSGRLCGLDPDASALARARRRGDVEWVTGRAEDIAWRREFDLALMASNAFQVLVTDAELRASLRAIRAALVDGGQFVFGTRNPSARAWERWNPENATDLVDDAGRELRVTHHVESVLADVVTFTETTATRDGEPLRVDRTSLRFLDVAGLEGFLGAAGLEVEALHGDWSRGALTDTSTDIVVVARAARP, from the coding sequence ATGTACTCCGACGTCGAGGCCGCCGCACTCTACGACCGCCTCAATCCCTGGGGGCCGAGCGACGACTTCTACCTGGGATTCGTGATGGCCGCTCCCACCGTGCTGGACGTCGGCTGTGGCACCGGCATGCTGCTGCACCGGGCCCGCGAGTCCGGGCATTCCGGACGGCTCTGCGGGCTGGACCCGGATGCCTCGGCGTTGGCGAGGGCCCGCCGACGCGGCGACGTCGAGTGGGTGACGGGCCGAGCCGAGGACATCGCGTGGCGCCGGGAGTTCGATCTGGCGCTCATGGCGAGCAACGCGTTCCAGGTCCTGGTCACCGACGCCGAGCTGCGTGCATCCCTGCGGGCGATCCGAGCCGCGCTGGTCGACGGAGGTCAATTCGTCTTCGGCACCCGCAATCCGTCGGCACGGGCGTGGGAACGCTGGAATCCCGAGAACGCCACCGACCTCGTCGACGACGCGGGGCGCGAGCTGCGCGTGACGCACCACGTCGAGTCCGTCCTCGCCGACGTGGTCACGTTCACCGAGACCACCGCGACCCGCGACGGCGAGCCGCTGCGCGTCGATCGGACGTCCCTTCGCTTCCTGGACGTTGCAGGATTGGAGGGCTTCCTTGGTGCGGCGGGTCTCGAGGTGGAGGCCCTTCATGGGGACTGGTCGCGGGGTGCGCTCACCGACACGAGCACCGACATCGTGGTCGTCGCCCGCGCCGCACGGCCATGA
- a CDS encoding acVLRF1 family peptidyl-tRNA hydrolase, with product MSRVRSVAGGGRAVEVEPARLAGWFERFAGRHGGLAATETTAGEVRVIASDGARASVVVPFGGLTDGRSAGLGAGEGGSPDRAVEVLVEHVLRSRRIGLVLVRLGGYSVGVAVDGRVTVSRTGRRQVHGRNKAGGWSQQRFARRRAGQARVSLSAAGEATFEVLLPEAPTLDAVVLGGDRTALDEVRADPRLAPLFAIAEPRVLDVVEPRRVVLDEAARRALAVEVVVVERSDRTSDGA from the coding sequence ATGAGCCGGGTGCGCAGCGTCGCGGGCGGCGGCCGGGCGGTGGAGGTCGAGCCCGCGCGACTCGCAGGCTGGTTCGAGCGGTTCGCCGGACGTCACGGCGGTCTCGCCGCGACGGAGACCACCGCGGGGGAGGTCCGGGTCATCGCGTCCGACGGGGCCCGCGCCTCCGTGGTCGTCCCCTTCGGTGGCCTGACCGACGGGCGCAGCGCCGGTCTCGGCGCGGGCGAGGGCGGATCGCCGGACCGGGCGGTCGAGGTGCTCGTCGAGCACGTGCTGCGGTCGCGACGGATCGGTCTGGTGCTGGTCCGCCTCGGCGGCTACAGCGTGGGCGTGGCGGTGGACGGCCGGGTGACGGTCTCCCGCACGGGCAGGCGGCAGGTCCACGGCCGGAACAAGGCGGGCGGCTGGTCTCAGCAGCGGTTCGCCCGCCGCCGAGCGGGTCAGGCCAGGGTGTCGCTGTCGGCGGCGGGCGAGGCGACGTTCGAGGTGCTGCTGCCCGAGGCGCCGACGCTGGACGCCGTGGTGCTGGGCGGCGACCGGACCGCGCTGGACGAGGTGCGGGCCGATCCTCGGCTGGCCCCGCTGTTCGCCATCGCCGAGCCCAGGGTGCTGGACGTGGTCGAGCCGCGCCGGGTCGTGCTGGACGAGGCCGCGCGACGGGCGCTCGCCGTGGAGGTCGTGGTCGTCGAACGCTCGGACCGAACCTCGGACGGAGCTTGA